The Brassica napus cultivar Da-Ae chromosome C7, Da-Ae, whole genome shotgun sequence genomic interval TTCTGACCTTACAAGATTATAGAAGAATAATATGGATGTCATTTCTTGAGTCAACGTTAGTTTAAAATACGTCAATTTGGCTAGTTATATTGTAAACTAATTAATACCATATTTAGAGTATACATATCATATTAGaatacatatttaatttgtCAAATACTTTTGTAGACATATAAAAAATTGGACGTTGATCAAAAAATAGTAGACGTTTGTTGGTAAAATTAGTCCTCTCCCACTACTCGCTAACGGTAAAAGGATTTATTGAGAATAAGTTTTAGAGATAATTCCGAATCTATTATGAATAGAATTACTTTTGGGATGTAAACTTTGGTTTAGAAATTTAGGAGCAATAAGTCACAAAACACAAGTCAATTAGAAAGTGGTAGCTCGATTGTAACTTCCTTTGCTATATACAAATTTCATTCTTTCAACACACCATTCTGTTATTCTTAATTTGCTCTTTTTGATCTGCCAGAAGAGACTTAATTTTAAGGTTCAATTATTTTATAGGtctcttggttatgagtttTACAGAACTAAAGAGCTTAATTACGTTAATAAACAGATACAAAACaactaaacaatattttcaattGAGTCAGACTGATAGGCTCTTATTAATCATCTTAACCATCTAGActaacaattttattatttcctcgtttaaaacaaaatatataaaatggaaATTGTCTTGGCCAATAACATTTTTTGTTGTCACTAACGAAGTAATGACACTGCTGAAACAAGAAGATCAGCTTTCGCCAACCTCTCTTCATTCTTCCTATACTGCGGCGGCCCTTCGTATCCATATCCAGTCTGTGGTGGTGGCTGCGACATGTAAGGATACGGCCCATAACCATTCTGACTCGGTGGAGGAGCCCACGACGTTGGTCCCTGTTGGTGAACGGGACCGAAAATAGCGGCTACCCCATTGAAACGGTACGAGAAAGTCAAGGAACCTTTCATCCTCTCAGACGGAGTTCTCACCTGATACGTCACAAACTTCATCCCATGGCCATTACTGTTACCGTTAGTTGACGGCAGGAGGTAAACTAACGGGATCTCGACCTTACCAATATCTTTATCGCCTAGGACTCGACCGGAGAACAATCCCACGACGAGTGTTAAACGGCCTTCTCTGGCTAATCTCTCATTGACGGCAAACTTGACGGCGTGATTCCAGTTAGGGTTAGATCCACCGTGGCGATCTACCGCGGTTTTCACTTTCTGTATCTTTTTGTCGCCCAAAAGGGTTACGACCGCGTAAACGTTCATCTTTGTGATGTGGTTGACATACTCAAGGTCACTTGCTGAGTTGATATTAAGCTCTAAGGTTAGATCCGTCATGGCTGCCACGGGAACGCAATGTATAAAGATAAGTTTATAAACGTTACCAGAAATaagggaaaataaaaatatgctaAATTATAAACATAGATGTAAAggaaattttaccaaaaaaatagacGTAGAGGAAAGCTTTGATGTTCTTTCGAAGCTTTCATGAGAGTTCAATTTATAGAGACGTCTGCACTGAGATTTTCCTTTGGTGATATGAAAcgttaaaataaatgaaacgcGTAAACTTTTAAGgaaaaagaggaagaaaataaTTAGTGGAACGGgaaaataatttgtttcttacttACTTAAGTATAAAATCCAATGCATttatgaaattaaattaaaatagattTGGATGCATGTAGCTACAATGTATGCACTTGCATTCATACGGCGATAATGTTGCTCTAAGCACCTTTATCCGCAAACCCGGTCTCGTTTAGCTCTTCTTCTGGTTGGGTACTATTGCTCCTCCTTTTGCTGAATAaaattgtgacacccgtcactttcgaaatagtaaaaatacttcgataaatacaaatatcttaaatatccatatataaatatttgaaagtccACATCCACGCATGAattccataatataa includes:
- the LOC106445822 gene encoding protein SRC2-like codes for the protein MTDLTLELNINSASDLEYVNHITKMNVYAVVTLLGDKKIQKVKTAVDRHGGSNPNWNHAVKFAVNERLAREGRLTLVVGLFSGRVLGDKDIGKVEIPLVYLLPSTNGNSNGHGMKFVTYQVRTPSERMKGSLTFSYRFNGVAAIFGPVHQQGPTSWAPPPSQNGYGPYPYMSQPPPQTGYGYEGPPQYRKNEERLAKADLLVSAVSLLR